In a genomic window of Flavobacterium sp. KACC 22761:
- a CDS encoding aldehyde dehydrogenase: MDYKNDIGYRKETLKKLLYNIQKSEDLIVQALYDDFKKPEFEAVLTETNYVISELKDTIKNIYSWAKPKNIFPSLLNFPSTDYIYKEPYGKVLVIAPWNYPFQLALCPLVAAVAAGNRVVLKPSELTPHTSAIIAKIISKTFHVKHVEVVEGGVEASNKLLAKRWDYIFFTGSVSVGKIVAKAAAENLTPVTLELGGKNPCIIDETANLKLAAKRIVWGKFINAGQTCIAPDYILIQKNMKVNFVSFLIDEILNAYGKKIDKSPDFARIINTKNWLRLDSMIEREKVIFGGETDAEKLYISPTLIEEPALDSPVMKEEIFGPILPILTYENETDIENVISQYEKPLAFYVFSENNSFAKKLITTYSFGGGCINDTVVHFSNKRLPFGGVGHSGIGAYHGQLSFDIFSHHKAVVKKANWLDLPMRYAPYKDKLTSLKRLLDWL, encoded by the coding sequence ATGGACTACAAAAACGACATCGGATACAGAAAAGAAACGCTGAAAAAATTGTTGTATAACATTCAAAAAAGCGAAGATTTGATTGTCCAAGCTTTATACGATGATTTTAAAAAACCTGAATTTGAAGCTGTTTTGACGGAAACAAATTATGTCATTTCGGAACTAAAAGATACCATCAAAAATATTTATTCGTGGGCAAAACCCAAAAATATTTTTCCTTCGCTTCTCAATTTTCCTTCTACTGATTATATCTACAAAGAACCTTATGGAAAAGTTTTAGTTATTGCACCTTGGAATTATCCGTTTCAATTGGCATTATGTCCTTTGGTTGCGGCGGTTGCAGCAGGTAACAGAGTCGTTTTAAAACCATCGGAACTTACGCCTCATACTTCAGCAATTATCGCAAAAATCATTTCTAAGACATTCCATGTCAAACATGTTGAAGTTGTTGAAGGCGGTGTTGAAGCATCAAACAAACTGCTGGCAAAACGTTGGGATTATATTTTCTTTACAGGAAGTGTTTCTGTTGGAAAAATAGTCGCAAAAGCTGCCGCAGAAAATCTGACACCGGTTACATTAGAATTGGGAGGAAAAAATCCGTGCATTATTGACGAAACCGCAAATTTAAAATTAGCTGCGAAACGAATCGTTTGGGGCAAATTCATCAATGCGGGACAAACTTGCATTGCACCAGATTATATTCTGATCCAAAAAAATATGAAGGTAAATTTTGTTAGTTTTTTGATTGACGAAATTTTAAATGCATACGGAAAAAAAATAGACAAATCGCCTGATTTTGCGCGCATCATCAATACAAAAAACTGGTTGCGTCTGGACAGTATGATAGAACGAGAAAAGGTGATTTTTGGAGGAGAAACTGATGCCGAGAAATTATATATTTCGCCTACTTTGATTGAAGAACCAGCATTAGATAGTCCTGTAATGAAAGAAGAAATTTTCGGCCCAATTTTGCCAATTCTAACTTATGAAAACGAGACAGACATCGAAAATGTAATCAGTCAATATGAAAAACCTTTGGCTTTTTATGTTTTTAGTGAAAATAACTCTTTTGCGAAAAAACTAATTACAACATATTCCTTTGGAGGCGGATGCATTAACGACACAGTAGTTCATTTCTCTAATAAAAGACTTCCTTTTGGCGGTGTCGGACATAGTGGAATCGGTGCTTATCACGGGCAATTAAGTTTTGATATTTTCTCACATCACAAAGCTGTGGTAAAAAAAGCAAACTGGCTAGATCTTCCTATGCGATATGCTCCTTATAAGGATA